The following proteins are encoded in a genomic region of Drosophila bipectinata strain 14024-0381.07 chromosome XL, DbipHiC1v2, whole genome shotgun sequence:
- the Lztr1 gene encoding leucine-zipper-like transcriptional regulator 1 homolog, with the protein MLKSFSGGIGVASTGGGTGSGGVGSGGGGGGGTGGSGGSGGSGGSGGGGGSTRSGRASCGLGSSSISSGLSAVCGFVRGEDRGTSSGGSTPAGVIYCPACVAASGSQGQSTSPGQNPSPHHESFFSRSSSKSSKRQKARKSASTAGCLDAQHIRSNLRMSTSSSMRSTSTRGGGGGAGGASTSGAAGNSSLASYDAASNASSGSGSGSTNAASPGSYSCNALNVDFSSYTATHQWTRMLECAEFVGAKRSKHTVVAYKDAMFVFGGDNGKNMLNDLIRFGVKDKSWGRACATGTPPAPRYHHSAVVAGSSMFIFGGYTGDIHSNSNLTNKNDLFEYKFQSAMWVEWMFSGRQPVPRSAHGAAVYDNKMWIYAGYDGNARLNDMWTLNLTGENQWEEVEQLGDRPPTCCNFPVAVARDAMYVFSGQSGLQITNSLFEFHFKTRTWRRISNEPVLRGATSAPPSRRYGHTMVHHDRFLYVFGGSADSTLPNDLHCYDLDSQVWSVIQPEQNSDVPSGRVFHASAVIGDAMYIFGGTVDNSVRRGDTYRFQFSSYPKCTLRDDFGKFFLEKQFCDIQFIVGAEEVRILAHIAFVAARSKYLRNKILAARVALEQQLPLEFYTPSGGDRSPMLEVRLAHASPEAFDIILNYIYTDRIDLKDSYNKNIIILITDIYQLAGLFTMPRLAHGCIQYLDYKINKLNVLEALYNADKSNIKIIKDHCMQFIIKDENFTDVVMSSEFSDLDKPLLVEIIRKRLHPSKLVMETSFESNTGTTLEIDLCAFLETTGSDFCDISLILEDHVIPAHKSVLSSRCTYFQGMFRSFMPPDNTVNIQIGEISPSLEAFHSLLRYIYYGETKMPPQDALYLFQAPCFYGLANNRLHAFCKYSLEHNINDENVLQTLEASDITKIYDIKEYALKLIVKDFAKVARLPKIAGLSRELLLEIICAVADSHGEFMTRININTDI; encoded by the exons ATGCTAAAGTCGTTCAGTGGCGGCATTGGCGTGGCATCCACGGGAGGAGGCACTGGAAGTGGTGGTGTCGGCAGCGGTGGCGGTGGGGGTGGAGGAACTGGAGGCTCTGGTGGCAGTGGTGGCAGTGGCGGAAGTGGAGGCGGCGGTGGATCAACAAGGAGTGGGCGTGCCAGTTGTGGTCTGGGCTCCAGTTCCATTTCCAGCGGACTGAGTGCCGTTTGCGGTTTTGTGAGAGGCGAGGATCGAGGCACCTCCAGTGGCGGTAGCACACCGGCAGGCGTTATCTATTGTCCCGCCTGTGTGGCAGCATCCGGCAGTCAGGGTCAGAGCACTAGCCCCGGCCAGAATCCGAGCCCCCACCACGAGTCCTTCTTCTCGCGCAGCTCCTCCAAGTCCAGTAAGCGGCAAAAGGCCAGAAAGAGCGCCTCAACGGCAGGCTGTTTGGACGCCCAGCACATTCGCTCCAATCTGAGAATGTCCACCTCGAGTTCCATGCGCAGCACCAGTACCAGGGGCGGCGGCGGAGGTGCCGGCGGTGCCAGTACCAGTGGGGCAGCAGGCAACTCCAGTCTGGCGTCCTACGATGCCGCAAGTAATgccagcagcggcagcggcagtggcagcaccAATGCAGCCTCCCCCGGCAGCTACAGTTGCAATGCATTGAACGTTGACTTTAGCTCCTATACGGCCACCCATCAGTGGACCCGGATGCTGGAGTGTGCTGAGTTTGTGGGTGCCAA GCGCAGCAAGCACACTGTGGTGGCCTACAAGGATGCCATGTTTGTGTTCGGCGGCGATAATGGCAAGAACATGCTGAACGATCTGATACGGTTCGGGGTGAAGGACAAGTCATGGGGCAGGGCGTGTGCCACTGGTACACCACCGGCGCCCCGATACCATCACTCTGCTGTGGTGGCCGGCAGTTCAATGTTCATATTTGGCGGCTATACCGGCGACATACACTCCAATTCGAATCTGACGAACAAGAACGACCTATTCGAGTACAAGTTCCAGAGCGCCATGTGGGTGGAGTGGATGTTTTCGGGCCGACAGCCGGTGCCGAGATCGGCCCACGGAGCCGCCGTCTATGATAACAAAATGTGGATCTATGCCGGTTACGATGGCAATGCCAGGCTGAACGATATGTGGACACTGAATCTGACGGGCGAGAATCAGTGGGAGGAGGTGGAACAGCTGGGGGACAGGCCACCGACATGTTGCAACTTTCCGGTTGCGGTGGCTCGGGATGCCATGTATGTATTTTCCGGCCAGAGCGGTCTGCAGATCACCAACTCGCTGTTTGAGTTTCATTTCAAGACGCGCACCTGGCGACGCATCTCCAATGAGCCGGTGCTGAGGGGCGCCACATCGGCGCCGCCATCCCGCCGTTACGGACACACGATGGTGCATCACGATCGATTCCTGTATGTCTTTGGCGGATCGGCCGATTCGACGCTGCCCAACGATCTCCACTGCTACGATCTGGACTCGCAGGTGTGGTCGGTTATCCAGCCGGAGCAGAACTCGGATGTGCCGTCGGGTCGAGTGTTTCACGCCTCGGCTGTGATTGGTGATGCGATGTACATATTTGGGGGAACGGTGGACAATAGTGTGCGACGGGGGGACACCTATCGGTTTCAGTTCTCCTCGTATCCGAAGTGCACGCTGCGCGATGATTTCGGCAAGTTCTTCTTGGAGAAGCAGTTCTGCGACATCCAGTTCATAGTCGGGGCCGAGGAGGTGCGCATCCTGGCGCATATCGCCTTTGTGGCAGCCCGCTCGAAGTATCTGCGCAACAAGATCCTGGCGGCGCGAGTGGCCCTCGAACAGCAGCTACCGTTGGAGTTCTATACTCCTTCGGGCGGAGACCGTTCACCCATGCTGGAGGTTCGCTTGGCCCACGCTTCACCGGAGGCCTTTGACATCATCCTCAACTACATATATACGGATCGGATTGATTTAAAGGATTCGTATAACAAAAACATTATCATTCTGATAACGGACATCTATCAATTGGCGGGGTTGTTCACCATGCCGCGGCTGGCCCACGGCTGTATCCAGTATTTGGATTACAAGATCAACAAGCTGAATGTCCTGGAGGCACTCTACAATGCCGACAAGAGCAA CATTAAAATCATCAAGGATCATTGCATGCAGTTCATCATCAAGGACGAGAACTTCACCGACGTGGTCATGTCCAGTGAGTTTAGTGATTTGGACAAGCCACTCCTGGTGGAGATCATCCGGAAGCGTTTGCATCCCAGTAAGCTGGTAATGGAAACCAGTTTCGAGTCAAACACTGGCACTACTCTGGAGATCGATCTGTGCGCCTTCCTGGAGACGACGGGCAGTGATTTTTGTGACATTAGCCTCATACTGGAGGACCATGTTATTCCGGCCCACAAATCTGTGTTATCATCACGTTGTACCTACTTCCAGGGCATGTTCCGTTCGTTCATGCCCCCGGATAATACCGTCAAT ATACAAATTGGCGAAATATCACCATCATTGGAGGCATTCCATTCGCTATTGCGTTATATCTACTATGGTGAGACTAAGATGCCGCCCCAGGATGCACTGTATCTGTTCCAGGCGCCGTGCTTTTATGGTTTGGCCAATAATCGGTTACATGCCTTCTGCAAATATTCACTGGAGCATAATATCAACGATGAGAATGTATTGCAAACGCTGGAGGCATCGGACATCACCAAAATCTATGACATCAAGGAGTATGCCCTCAAGTTGATTGTCAAAGATTTTGCCAAGGTGGCCCGATTGCCGAAGATAGCGGGTTTGTCGCGCGAACTGTTGCTGGAGATCATATGCGCTGTGGCCGATTCGCACGGCGAGTTTATGACAAGGATCAATATCAATACCGATATCTGA
- the MED22 gene encoding mediator of RNA polymerase II transcription subunit 22, whose amino-acid sequence MESFRSGPAGSSRSAVLPQSKEALLKSYNARLKDDVRSMLENFEEILKLARRESHTQISKTTQCEQDALEMQVRAANIVRAGESLMKLVADLKQYLILNDFHSVNEAITNNSQLFRATQIECDKKLMKLRDEMAMDLYDLEEEYYTSIFK is encoded by the exons atggAGTCGTTTCGTTCAGGACCGGCGGGCAGCTCGCGATCTGCGGTGTTGCCGCAGTCTAAGGAGGCATTGCTGAAATCGTACAATGCACGATTAAAGGACGACGTCCGGAGCATGCTGGAGAACTTTGAAG AAATACTAAAGTTGGCGCGTAGAGAGAGCCACACACAGATCTCCAAGACGACGCAATGCGAACAGGATGCCCTCGAGATGCAAGTGCGGGCGGCCAACATAG TTCGGGCCGGAGAATCCCTGATGAAGCTCGTGGCCGATCTTAAGCAGTACCTCATCCTGAACGACTTCCATTCGGTAAACGAGGCAATCACCAACAACTCACAGCTATTCCGGGCCACCCAAATAGAATGTGATAAGAAGCTGATGAAGCTCAGGGATGAAATGGCAATGGATCTGTACGACCTGGAGGAGGAGTACTATACCAgtatatttaaatag
- the LOC108118978 gene encoding nucleosome assembly protein 1-like 1: MYAERKVLGNGLEGDVPQDELKPAVIVESLRSLDTQESSAYQLDAIEPALSPADLPARCRKAFLRHMIAQLPDAVQNRIRALRQNQLQQVRIAEQFFREVYELERRFYGQSCALFDARRDILDGVLEPPVQAENSWPEDALPLDLEGNEELRLLVGQLPPVPTDTLGIPRFWLTVFRNVPQLSELVQDHDEPLLECLLDVRLGYEQDSYTVTFQFRPNTFLHDSSLLLTKRYFLQHSADQEYPFQFEGPEIVRCEGCHIHWRDGSNLTLRTVQSRRRGRARSVPKVMPRESFFRFFAPPQALDLSLADEKTKLILGNDFEVGFLLRTQIVPKAVLFYTGDLVDNVNETATDNGSVCSEIIEAEQLP; the protein is encoded by the coding sequence ATGTACGCTGAGAGAAAAGTTCTCGGAAACGGATTGGAGGGCGATGTCCCACAGGATGAATTGAAACCAGCGGTTATTGTGGAATCGCTGCGATCCCTGGACACCCAAGAATCATCCGCCTATCAATTGGACGCCATAGAGCCCGCCTTGAGTCCGGCAGACTTGCCGGCACGCTGCCGTAAAGCCTTTCTCCGGCACATGATCGCCCAATTGCCGGATGCCGTGCAGAACCGTATCCGTGCCCTCCGACAGAATCAATTGCAACAGGTGCGGATTGCTGAGCAATTTTTCCGGGAGGTGTACGAACTGGAACGAAGATTCTACGGCCAGAGTTGTGCACTGTTCGATGCTCGGCGGGATATACTGGACGGAGTACTGGAGCCACCGGTGCAGGCGGAGAACTCGTGGCCGGAGGATGCACTGCCGCTGGATCTGGAGGGTAACGAGGAGCTGCGTCTGCTGGTGGGACAGTTGCCACCAGTGCCGACGGACACTCTGGGCATTCCGCGCTTCTGGCTAACCGTCTTCCGGAATGTACCGCAGCTCTCTGAACTGGTCCAGGACCATGACGAGCCGCTGCTGGAGTGCCTGCTGGATGTGCGACTGGGCTACGAGCAGGACAGCTACACGGTTACATTCCAGTTTCGGCCCAACACCTTCCTCCACGACTCATCCCTTCTGCTGACGAAGCGCTACTTCCTCCAGCACTCCGCCGACCAGGAATATCCCTTCCAGTTCGAAGGCCCGGAAATCGTACGATGCGAGGGCTGTCACATCCACTGGCGCGACGGCTCCAATCTCACCCTGCGCACCGTCCAGAGTCGGCGACGGGGTCGGGCGCGCAGTGTTCCCAAGGTGATGCCGCGCGAATCCTTCTTTCGGTTTTTCGCTCCGCCCCAGGCTCTCGATCTGTCACTGGCCGATGAGAAAACGAAGCTCATCCTAGGCAATGACTTCGAAGTGGGATTCCTGCTGCGGACTCAAATAGTTCCCAAGGCGGTGCTCTTCTATACCGGCGATTTGGTGGACAACGTTAACGAAACAGCGACGGACAATGGTTCCGTATGTTCCGAAATAATTGAAGCAGAACAGTTGCCGTAA